The Sphingopyxis sp. BE259 nucleotide sequence AGCATCGCGGTTTGATGTTTTCCGAAACGATGGAAGTCGCCGATATGATGATGACCGGACGCCCTGCCCGCGTCCCCGTTGTGCGCGGTCATCTGGGCGGTGCGTTATATCGCGCCCGCACGATCTTCGGCGCCGAAACCATAGAAATTCGGGGCGCCGACACGTCGGTCTTTGGCGGTATCTTTGGTATCCGCGAATATCCAGCACAGACAACCCCGCGCCAGTTAGAGGCTTTGCTGTCGGTGGATTTTGGCTTCGTTCTGACACAATCCTTCACCTTCCTTGGAAGGGCTGCGGCCACTGAGAAATTCCGGCTGCGCATGACCCAGATGGAAAATGCCGGCGACCGCGCCGTCAGCCAGGCCGATGCGCTGATCGATGCCGGCGATGACCTGATGTCAAACCGCTTTGTGCTGGGCGACCATCACTTCACCCTCGCGGTCTATGCCAGTTCGATGAAGGCGCTCCGCGACCAAATGGCGATCGCCCGGGCCGCGCTTGCCGATACGGGAATGGTCGCGGCGCGCGAAGGGGCTGCGCTCGAAGCGGCTTACTGGTCGCAGCTCGTCGGAAATTTCGCATGGCGTGCCCGTCCCGCGCCGATCACTTCGCTCAATTTCGCGGCCTTCTCACCCTTCCATACCTTCCCCGCCGGCCTCGCCAGCGGCAACCATTGGGGCGATGCGGTGGCGCTGCTCAAGACCAATGCGCGCAGCCCGTATTTCTTCAATTTCCACAAGGGCGATCTGGGACACACGCTGATTATCGGCCCATCGGGCGGCGGCAAGACGGTGCTGCTCAACTTCCTGATGGCACAGGCTGAAAAGACCGGCGCACGTCAGATCTTTATCGACAAGGATCGCGGCGCGCAGATCTTCGTCCAGGCCAGCGGCGGGACATATCTGGCTTTGCGCAACGGCGTCGCCACCGGTTTCTCACCGCTGAAAGCCCTTTGCGATACACCCGGGGACAAGAGTTTTCTGTCTATTTTCATCCGCCAGCTCGTTCGTGCTGATGGCCTGCCCGTCTCGGTTCAGGAAGAACGGCGGATTGAAGACGGCATCAATGCCGTGATGAAACTTCCCAGCGCCGACCGCTCACTCAGTGCGCTCCGCTCGATGCTCGGCATGAAGGACATCAGCGGCGTCGGCGCGCGTCTTGAAAAATGGACGTCGGAAGGTTCGCTTGGCTGGGTGTTCGATAATCCTGCCGACAGGATGACGCTCGGCGCCCGATTCATCGGGTTCGACATGACCGATTTCCTCGACAACGCCGACATCCGCACGCCGGTCATGTTGTATCTGTTCCACCGGATCGACCAACTCCTTAGCGGCGAGCGGATGATTATCTGCATCGACGAATTCTGGAAGGCGCTCGGCGATGAAGCCTTCCGGCGCTTCGCTCAGGACGGCCTCAAAACCTACCGCAAACGAAACGCCCTGTTGGTCTTCGCCACGCAATCGCCTGCCGATGCGCTCAAGAGCGATATCAGCCATTCGATTCTGGAACAGGTCGCCACCAAGATCATGCTCCCGAATCCGTTCGGCGCGCGGCGTGATTATGTCGAAGGCTTCGCACTGTCCGAAGCCGAGTTCAAACTGGTACGCGACGACCTAGCCCCGGAAAGCCACAAGTTTCTGGTGAAGCAGGGCCATGACAGCGTGGTGGTCGAACTCGATCTGAGCGGTCTGGACGACGCGCTGGCGGTGCTGTCGGGCCGCGCCGAAACCAACGCTGTTGCCGACGAAATCATCGCCGAGGTGGGGAACGACCCGGTGCTCTGGCTACCCCTCTTCCATCAACGGAGACGTCCAAGCTGAACTGCAAGGAAAGGCAATATGATGAAAACGATGACCAAGCTACTCGGTGCGGGACTGCTGATAGCGGCTCCCCTCCCTGCCATTGCACAGGGCATGCCGGTTCATGACAGCGCCAGTCTGGTGCAGCAAGTCAAAGCGGTGCGGCAGGCAATCCAGATTGCGGCGCAGGGCAAACAGCAGATTTCCGAAGCGCAGAAACTCTATCAGGATCTGAATAAGCTGACCGATATTCCGCAGCTGGCATCACAGCTCAAAAGCGACGCGCTACGTGAACTCGATACAAGTCCGGCCGTGCTGCATGGCTTCGGTAGCGGCGATCTCGATGTTGTAGGTGCGGCACGCGCCAAAGCCGATGCGGTTTATCGCCGCCTCCTTGAAAAGCGCGGGGTGTCGGGGTCCGAAGAGTCGCGCGCTGGCTTCGATCTCAACGCGCGCAACATCGGCATCACCGCGGGGCTTGCCGATAATATGGGTGCCGCCGTCACCTCGCGGACGCAAGGGCTTGACCAGCTCCGCGCCCGAATGGCGACCGCCGTCACGGCCAAGGAAGTCGGCGACCTGACCGTCCGGCTGCACCTCGAATCTGCGGCGATGCAAAACGACCAGCTTCGCCTCCAGGCCATCGCCATGCAGCAACAGGCTCAGGAACGCGAACGGGCGGCGGCAGGAAAGGCGGCACTTGCCCAAAAGCTCGACGCGGCGAGCCGTTATTACAAGGGACAATGAGATTGCGGATCGCGACCGTCTCGATCGCGCTGCTGATGGCCGGGTGCGGCCCATCCCCCGCCCCGCCTCCAGCCGATATGCCAGCGCGGACTTGGCAATATTATGTTGCCCACGGCGAGGAGATCGAAGCGATGCAAGCCATCTGCCGCAAATGGTCGGCCAGCGATACGCCGGCTGGATCGCAACCCGCGGTGGTCACGGGTAATTGCCGCGCGGCGGCGTTCGCCAAGTCGCAACTCCAGATCGCTCTATAAAGCGTCAACCGGGACCCGGAAAGATATATGGATTTCACCAATCATGTATTCACCACAATGTTCGAGGCGCTGGACAATGCGCTGGCGGCCATCGTGGGCAAATATGCGGCCGTGATCGGCGTCGTTAGCCCTGCTCTGCGCATCGGGATCGTGATCTATATTTCTCTGCTGGGCTACGCGATCATGCGCGGGGCGGTGCAATATCCGTTCCGCGAATATACCTATCGCGGTTGCCAGCTCGCTGTTCTCTATTTTGCCGTGACATCGCTCTACGGCACCCAGATTGGCATGTTTGCGCTGGGTGGCTTGCCCGGCCAGTTCGCAAACGCGCTGGGCGGTGCGGACGTTGGTGGTCTTGGCGGTTTTTATGACAAGCTGGCAGGCACCGGCTTTGAAACTGCCAACACAATGCGCAAGATCGCCGCTAATTATCAGGATTCCCAGGGTGCGCTCCCCGATATCGGCTATGCCGTCTTTGCGGGCTTTCTGGTGGTCATTGTCATCATCGCCACGCTGCTGTGCGCGGCCATCGGCTTCGTCATCAGTGCGTTCGGCTTGTTTGCGCTCGGGCTTCTCTCGGTTGTCGGTCCGCTTTTTGTGGCCGCCCTGCTGTTCGAGTCCACGCGCGGATATTTCTTTGCCTGGCTCGGGGCATGCATCAACTATCTGATGCTGATCGTTTTCGCGCTCGTGCTGACACTGTTTCTGACCCAAACGGGCGAGACGATCATCGCCACCATCTCGGAAAATGACGACATCGGCATGGCCGCGATCAAGGCGCTGGCTTTTTACGCGCTCGGCTTCTTCTTTTTCCTCCAGATTCCATCGCTCGCCGCTTCGCTCGGCGGCGGCGGCCCTGCCCTTGCCAACCAGTTTGCGTCCGCAATCGCAGCGGCAGGCGGGTTCGTCGTTGGGCGCGGCGCAACCGGCGCTCAGGCCACCAGCCGAGCCATCGAGCGGGGCTTCGCGCGCGGCATAGCGCGGATGCGGACATCTGGATCAATCAGTCGCGGCGCAGCATAAAAGGATTGGATCATGCGTAAGCATATGATGAGTATATTGGTTGCGCTGGCACTCATTGCACCAGTCGAGGCCATCAGCGCTGCCTCGAAATCGCCAAAACTTGCCAAATGTAGCGGTAAGCAGCGCCGCCCGGCCAACCCCAATGGTACGATCCTGCCAACGGTCGATCCCCTCGCAGGAACATCAACCCCAGCCTACCAGACGCCAGACCAGGAAGAGGGACGCAAAGGCGTTGACGTATTTCCCGAGCCCGCACAGCCCGACGCCAAACCCGGCCCGCAGGTCCCGCCCATCAGCAGCGCAACGCCAACTACCTCCTATCGGAGTTGCTGAGCATCATGGCTGGCGGCGTTACAGACAGGCAGGATCTCAAGGCCTATTTTTCAGAGGCCGCGAGCTGGGACCATGACCGGCTAATAGCCGCTAACCGCTCGAAACGGCTGGCGTGGATCATCGCGGGCATGGCCGGCAGTCTTGCAGTCACAGCGGTTGCGGCCGTGGCCATGCTCACGCCGCTCAAGACCGTCGCGCCCTATGTTATCACCGTCGACAAGGCCACCGGCGCGAGCGAGATCGCTGCGCCACTGACCGGCGACCGGCAGATCACCTATAATGAGGCGGTCGCCAAATATTTTCTCGCCGATTATGTCCGCAATCGCGAGGGATGGATTCCTCAGGCCCGCCGGGAGTTTTTCGAAGGCGTGCTGGCGATGTCGTCGCGTGACGAACAGGCGCGCTGGACGGCGTTCTACGCCAAGGGCAATCCCCAATCGCCTCAAAGCGTTTTCACCGATCTAGATACGGTGTTTATCGCCATAAAGTCGGTGACCTTCGTGTCAAAGAACGTCGCGCAAATCCGCTTCACCAAGACACTCCAGCGCGGCGCGTCGACGATCGACACACCGGCGATCGCGACCATGACTTACGACACCACCGACACCCCAACCACCGAACAGCAACGGTTCAAAAACCCGCTGGGGCTGGAAGTCCAAAGCTACCGCGCCGATCTGGAGGTGACGCAATGAAACCAGAACACGGCATCATTGCCATCGCCCTGATGTTCTCCGCCAGCGCCGCAGGTGCCAGCGAGACGCCGCATCCTACCGCGCAGGACAGCAGAATCCGCGAAGCGATCTATAGCGACGCCGAAGTTTACCGCATTGTCGGCGCGTTCCGCTCGGCAACACAGATCGTCTTTTCAGCGGGCGAACGGGTCGAGCATGTCGCGCTCGGCGACAGCGTGTCGTGGGAGGTGGCGCCAGCTGAACATTCGCTGTTTATCAAACCACGCGAACTGGCCGGAGCGACCAATCTGATCGTGATCACGCGTTCCGACGTCGGAAGCCGCAGCTACACATTCGAACTGTCGGCGCGGCGCGGGAGCATCGGAGCGCGGTCCGCCGACACATTCTTCAAGGTCGTGTTTCGCTATCCGCGCGAGGAAGCCGCCGCAGCACAAGCGGCGGCGGCGCAAGCCGCATACGCGCGAGCCACGGCCCTTCAATCGGGCGCGATCCGCTCGGCCCTCGACCTCGCGGTCCTCGAAGGCAAGCGTAACCTCCAATATAGTGTGCAGGGATCATCCGCGATTCAACCGTCCGAAATTACCGACAATGGCCAGTTCACTGCGCTGCGCTTTCCGAACCAGCGCGAGCTGCCTGCGTTCTTCGCCGTCAATCCCGATGGCGGCGAAAGCATCGTCCCGTTCGATGTCCGCGACGAATTTGTCGTGATCCACGGCGTGTTTGCCCAGCTCCGTTTGCGGCGCGGCAAAGAGGTGCTGTGCGTCTTCAACGAGGCTCCGGATTTCTACGGGCGCGATCCCAAGACCGGCACCGCGTCCAGCATCGTCGAGCGCACATCTGGTCCCGATGGGGAGACGAAATGATGGCCGACACAGTTGACCCGGAACGCGCCTCAGACCGAGGCGCCAATTGCCCCGCCGTCGATCAAACACCCGATCCCGACGAGATTGATCGCACCCCCGCCTCCGAACGCGGCAGCAAAATGCCGTCGATCTCCGGCACCACGATGGACCCAAAAAAGATGATCGGCCTGGCCGCCGCCGCAGGCGCCGTCATGTTCACGGTCCTGGCGCTGGGAACCGGACTGACGGGCAATACGGCTCTGCCACCCGTCAAACCCAAACCCGCGCTCGAGCCCGCGCAATATGACCCGGCAACGGTTATCGCACCGACCCTGGCTGGGGCAGCAACCGACCCCGACGCCCCCATTTCCCTTGGAGAACCGGCCGTGCCCGCCATCGGCCCGCAACAAGGTTCGCCAGCAGCACTGCAACAGCCGCGCCAGCAATCTCCGGCCGAAGCCCTCCGCGAAGCCACGCGTCGGTCATCGCTGATCGCCTATGGCGGGGAACGCGAGAGTGCGGGTGGAAGCGTTCGTTACGGCGACCATGGGACTACGGCTAATCCCGGTCACGCGGCATCCCCCGAGCCCACCAATCTCGACAGACTTCGGCGTGGCTCGGTCATCGGACAGGCGCAGGCTCGCGCGCTTCCCGACCGCAATTTCCTGATTACGGCGGGAAGCTTCATTCCGTGTGTGTTGCAGACCGCAATGGATTCAAGCCAGCCGGGCTATGTGAGCTGTATTCTTCCGCGCAATATCTATTCGGACAATGGCAGGGTCGTGCTGATGGAAAAAGGCACGAAGATCTTTGGCGAATATCAGGGTGGCCTCAACCGCGGGCAATACCGGCTGTTCGTCCTGTGGACGCGTGCCGTCACGCCGCGCGGGATTGCGATCGATGTCGGATCGCCCGCAACTGATGCGCTCGGGCGCGGCGGCGTGGATGGCCGGGTCAACAATTTCTTCTGGCAGCGTTTTGGCACAGCCCTGCTGTTCAGCCTTGTCGAAGATGCGGCGACCGTCGGGTCGGAAGCCGTTGGCAATAACGGCTCGAACACCACGCGCGTCCCCTCCGATGCGGCATCGACTGTCTTGCAGCAAAATGCCGAGATCAAGCCAGTGCTGCGCAAGAATCAGGGCGAGGATGTCGGGATCACGGTGGCGCAGGATTTCGACTTCTCGACCGTTTACGGCCTCGCGCTGAAATAATGGCCGCACCGGGCAAAAACACCGCTGTCCTCGACAGCGTGACGGCACCCTTACGCAGATATCTCGATGACGCGAGCGTCACCGAACTGGTCATCAATTTGCCCGGCGAGGTCGGGATTGAACGACGCGGGCGCTGGACTTGGGAAAGCGAACCCTCACTCGATTTCAAGACACTCATGGCGCTCGCGACTGCCGCCGCCGCCTTTACCTCGCAGGATGTCACCCGCGAAAACCCCATCGTCTCGACGATCTTCCCGACTGGCGAGCGCGTGCAAATCGTCGTGCCACCCGTCGTGCCGGACGAAACGGTCTCGATCACTGTGCGCAAGCCATCGACCGTGACAATGACACTCGCCGATTTCGAGGCGGCTGGCCTTTTCAGGGACACGCGAATCTCGGAAAAGAAAGTAACTCCGCAGGAATTGGAGTTGCTCGCACTTCTGCAATCAGGCCGTCATGTCGAATTCTTCGACCGAGCGGTGAAGGCCAGGCTCAATATTCTCATT carries:
- the virB10 gene encoding type IV secretion system protein VirB10, with the protein product MADTVDPERASDRGANCPAVDQTPDPDEIDRTPASERGSKMPSISGTTMDPKKMIGLAAAAGAVMFTVLALGTGLTGNTALPPVKPKPALEPAQYDPATVIAPTLAGAATDPDAPISLGEPAVPAIGPQQGSPAALQQPRQQSPAEALREATRRSSLIAYGGERESAGGSVRYGDHGTTANPGHAASPEPTNLDRLRRGSVIGQAQARALPDRNFLITAGSFIPCVLQTAMDSSQPGYVSCILPRNIYSDNGRVVLMEKGTKIFGEYQGGLNRGQYRLFVLWTRAVTPRGIAIDVGSPATDALGRGGVDGRVNNFFWQRFGTALLFSLVEDAATVGSEAVGNNGSNTTRVPSDAASTVLQQNAEIKPVLRKNQGEDVGITVAQDFDFSTVYGLALK
- the virB11 gene encoding P-type DNA transfer ATPase VirB11, whose product is MAAPGKNTAVLDSVTAPLRRYLDDASVTELVINLPGEVGIERRGRWTWESEPSLDFKTLMALATAAAAFTSQDVTRENPIVSTIFPTGERVQIVVPPVVPDETVSITVRKPSTVTMTLADFEAAGLFRDTRISEKKVTPQELELLALLQSGRHVEFFDRAVKARLNILISGATGSGKTTLSKGLIQLIPPDERLLTIEDTRELIVGQKNVVHMLYAKDGQGTANVTAKHLLESALRMRPDRILLQELRDGTAFFYLRNVNSGHPGSITTIHADSAELAFEQLTLLVKESEGGSDLARGDIRALLKMLVDVVVQTKKTDGEFRVTEIYYDPEGRYAA
- a CDS encoding VirB4 family type IV secretion/conjugal transfer ATPase, producing the protein MRPNAVPLKVAQRETTPGKFLPYSRHVNEEMVALDSGDIMLTFELQGRAFETADVRDLNDWHTKLNGMLRNLHDERLSIWTHLIRMRVDQYPGGAFKSGFAADLNRAYFGRINQERMFVNRFFATLVIRPAATGGDKLIQLLKRKVSGNAKRSAALGLEIDESLIELLDDKARDFEKLMVRCEPRRCAIYEHRGLMFSETMEVADMMMTGRPARVPVVRGHLGGALYRARTIFGAETIEIRGADTSVFGGIFGIREYPAQTTPRQLEALLSVDFGFVLTQSFTFLGRAAATEKFRLRMTQMENAGDRAVSQADALIDAGDDLMSNRFVLGDHHFTLAVYASSMKALRDQMAIARAALADTGMVAAREGAALEAAYWSQLVGNFAWRARPAPITSLNFAAFSPFHTFPAGLASGNHWGDAVALLKTNARSPYFFNFHKGDLGHTLIIGPSGGGKTVLLNFLMAQAEKTGARQIFIDKDRGAQIFVQASGGTYLALRNGVATGFSPLKALCDTPGDKSFLSIFIRQLVRADGLPVSVQEERRIEDGINAVMKLPSADRSLSALRSMLGMKDISGVGARLEKWTSEGSLGWVFDNPADRMTLGARFIGFDMTDFLDNADIRTPVMLYLFHRIDQLLSGERMIICIDEFWKALGDEAFRRFAQDGLKTYRKRNALLVFATQSPADALKSDISHSILEQVATKIMLPNPFGARRDYVEGFALSEAEFKLVRDDLAPESHKFLVKQGHDSVVVELDLSGLDDALAVLSGRAETNAVADEIIAEVGNDPVLWLPLFHQRRRPS
- a CDS encoding type IV secretion system protein yields the protein MDFTNHVFTTMFEALDNALAAIVGKYAAVIGVVSPALRIGIVIYISLLGYAIMRGAVQYPFREYTYRGCQLAVLYFAVTSLYGTQIGMFALGGLPGQFANALGGADVGGLGGFYDKLAGTGFETANTMRKIAANYQDSQGALPDIGYAVFAGFLVVIVIIATLLCAAIGFVISAFGLFALGLLSVVGPLFVAALLFESTRGYFFAWLGACINYLMLIVFALVLTLFLTQTGETIIATISENDDIGMAAIKALAFYALGFFFFLQIPSLAASLGGGGPALANQFASAIAAAGGFVVGRGATGAQATSRAIERGFARGIARMRTSGSISRGAA
- a CDS encoding VirB8/TrbF family protein — translated: MAGGVTDRQDLKAYFSEAASWDHDRLIAANRSKRLAWIIAGMAGSLAVTAVAAVAMLTPLKTVAPYVITVDKATGASEIAAPLTGDRQITYNEAVAKYFLADYVRNREGWIPQARREFFEGVLAMSSRDEQARWTAFYAKGNPQSPQSVFTDLDTVFIAIKSVTFVSKNVAQIRFTKTLQRGASTIDTPAIATMTYDTTDTPTTEQQRFKNPLGLEVQSYRADLEVTQ
- a CDS encoding type IV secretion system protein: MMKTMTKLLGAGLLIAAPLPAIAQGMPVHDSASLVQQVKAVRQAIQIAAQGKQQISEAQKLYQDLNKLTDIPQLASQLKSDALRELDTSPAVLHGFGSGDLDVVGAARAKADAVYRRLLEKRGVSGSEESRAGFDLNARNIGITAGLADNMGAAVTSRTQGLDQLRARMATAVTAKEVGDLTVRLHLESAAMQNDQLRLQAIAMQQQAQERERAAAGKAALAQKLDAASRYYKGQ
- the virB9 gene encoding P-type conjugative transfer protein VirB9, coding for MKPEHGIIAIALMFSASAAGASETPHPTAQDSRIREAIYSDAEVYRIVGAFRSATQIVFSAGERVEHVALGDSVSWEVAPAEHSLFIKPRELAGATNLIVITRSDVGSRSYTFELSARRGSIGARSADTFFKVVFRYPREEAAAAQAAAAQAAYARATALQSGAIRSALDLAVLEGKRNLQYSVQGSSAIQPSEITDNGQFTALRFPNQRELPAFFAVNPDGGESIVPFDVRDEFVVIHGVFAQLRLRRGKEVLCVFNEAPDFYGRDPKTGTASSIVERTSGPDGETK